One Nocardia iowensis DNA window includes the following coding sequences:
- the lnt gene encoding apolipoprotein N-acyltransferase has product MLRERLSSFADGPTRYPVLWRSVSAVLAGLLLFGSFPPRPWWFLAPLGIAVLTLTVRGTGRLRAGFGYGFLAGLAFFVPLLPWTGIYVGPLPWLALSAVCAVYIGLFGLVTRLVGALPGWPLWVASAWVTAEWVRSSFPFGGFPWGRLAFGQADGWFLALAAIGGAPLVSFAVALTGTGAAAVLLLVRSTLRTRSSAARRSANPRLGFATAAVALAIMPIAGLALGSALPDPDHGDRTITVAAIQGSVPRLGLDFNAQRRAVLDNHVRRTIELARAVEAGQAKRPDVVIWPENSSDIDPLRNTDAAALITQASAQIGAPILVGAVLVNSDRTTTNSVIVWNGAAGPGERHDKKIIQPFGEYLPMRSFFRLFSEYADRAGYFVPGHGDGVVRADGIDIGVATCYEVAFDRAFEDAMRAGAQLLTVPTNNATFGDSEMTYQQLAMSRIRAVEHGRALVVAATSGVSAIIGADGTVRQESPQFVPAALVADLPLRTSNTLATHVGPAPERVFVAMTVAAMAVVMVRKRSSRAAKKTDRLVQSADIPG; this is encoded by the coding sequence GTGCTGCGTGAGCGACTCTCGTCCTTCGCCGACGGGCCGACCCGGTATCCGGTGCTGTGGCGCTCGGTCTCGGCGGTGCTGGCCGGCCTGCTGCTCTTCGGCAGCTTCCCGCCCCGGCCGTGGTGGTTCCTCGCGCCGCTGGGTATCGCGGTACTCACGTTGACCGTGCGCGGAACCGGACGACTGCGCGCCGGGTTCGGGTATGGATTCCTGGCCGGGCTCGCGTTCTTCGTACCGCTGCTGCCGTGGACCGGGATCTACGTGGGACCGCTGCCGTGGCTGGCGCTTTCGGCGGTGTGTGCGGTCTACATCGGGTTGTTCGGACTGGTGACGCGGCTCGTCGGGGCGTTGCCCGGCTGGCCGCTGTGGGTGGCCTCGGCATGGGTCACCGCGGAGTGGGTGCGATCGAGTTTCCCGTTCGGCGGATTTCCGTGGGGCCGTTTGGCATTCGGGCAGGCCGACGGATGGTTCCTGGCGCTGGCCGCGATCGGCGGTGCGCCACTGGTCAGCTTCGCGGTGGCGCTCACCGGAACCGGCGCGGCGGCGGTGCTCCTGCTGGTGCGTTCGACGCTGCGTACCCGATCTTCGGCCGCACGTCGATCCGCGAACCCGCGCCTCGGATTCGCCACCGCGGCAGTCGCCTTGGCGATCATGCCGATCGCGGGCCTGGCGCTCGGGTCCGCCCTGCCCGATCCGGACCACGGCGACCGGACGATCACCGTCGCAGCGATCCAGGGCAGCGTGCCGCGGCTCGGCCTCGACTTCAACGCGCAACGACGGGCCGTGCTGGACAACCACGTTCGACGCACCATCGAACTGGCGCGGGCGGTCGAGGCGGGTCAGGCGAAGCGGCCGGATGTGGTGATCTGGCCGGAGAACTCCTCCGACATCGATCCGTTGCGCAACACCGACGCCGCGGCGCTGATCACCCAGGCATCCGCGCAGATCGGCGCGCCGATCCTGGTCGGGGCCGTGCTGGTGAACAGCGATCGCACCACGACGAACTCGGTGATCGTGTGGAACGGCGCCGCGGGCCCGGGGGAGCGGCACGACAAGAAGATCATCCAGCCGTTCGGCGAGTACCTGCCGATGCGCTCGTTCTTCCGGCTGTTCTCCGAATACGCCGACCGGGCCGGATATTTCGTGCCCGGCCACGGCGACGGGGTGGTGCGTGCCGACGGCATCGATATCGGCGTGGCGACCTGCTACGAGGTCGCCTTCGACCGCGCCTTCGAGGACGCGATGCGCGCGGGCGCCCAACTGCTCACGGTGCCGACGAACAACGCGACCTTCGGTGACAGCGAGATGACCTACCAGCAGCTGGCGATGTCGCGGATCAGGGCGGTCGAGCACGGCCGCGCCCTCGTTGTCGCGGCAACCTCGGGCGTCAGCGCGATCATCGGCGCGGACGGCACTGTGCGGCAAGAAAGTCCACAGTTCGTGCCCGCCGCCTTGGTCGCCGACCTGCCGCTGCGCACCAGCAACACTCTCGCTACTCATGTCGGGCCCGCGCCGGAGCGCGTTTTCGTGGCCATGACCGTCGCCGCCATGGCGGTCGTGATGGTCCGTAAGCGATCATCGAGGGCCGCAAAAAAGACCGACCGGCTCGTACAAAGTGCCGATATTCCGGGCTGA
- a CDS encoding amidohydrolase, with the protein MSTQLLIGGRFYSSSSPDATAMAVTDGTVVWLGAEQPGRALHPDAEIIDLDGAFVAPAFVDPHVHVTALGLKLTGLDLSAARSLDHCLALLSDFAAAHPDGAILGDGWDETTWPEGRPPTIEEIDKAAGARHVYLARVDAHSAVVSSALLDTLPRVTATDGFTRGEPVRAAAHHLVRTAVLAELDRAQRDRARTAALDHAAAHGIVAVHECAGPEIAGRTDIRELLDFRHGVEVRAYWGEAVHSADEARALVDELGVHALGGDLFVDGSFGSHTAWLRDPYADDPGIGRAYLDADTIAAHVRACTEAGIQAGFHVIGDAAMDAIIAGFGRVVTGFGGPAVAARGHRIEHAELLDADQIAKLASWGVIASVQPGFDAAWGGTDGMYAARLGAERAAALNPFAAMAAAGISLAIGSDAPVTPLDPWSAVRAAANHRTPGHALSPRAAFAAATRGAWRAGGVRDGVAGTLVPGAPASYAVWDADQLVVAAAADSVQRWSTDPRSRVPGLPPLESDSPLPTCLRTVHRGVTIHEA; encoded by the coding sequence GTGAGTACCCAGTTGCTGATCGGCGGTCGCTTCTACAGTTCTAGTTCCCCCGACGCGACGGCGATGGCGGTAACCGACGGAACCGTGGTCTGGCTCGGCGCCGAACAGCCGGGCCGGGCGCTGCACCCGGACGCCGAGATCATCGATCTCGATGGCGCTTTCGTGGCACCCGCGTTCGTCGACCCGCACGTGCACGTCACCGCGCTGGGACTGAAACTCACCGGACTCGACCTGTCGGCGGCCCGCTCCCTCGACCACTGCCTGGCCCTGCTCAGCGACTTCGCCGCAGCCCACCCCGATGGCGCGATTCTCGGCGACGGCTGGGACGAAACCACCTGGCCGGAGGGCCGCCCGCCCACGATCGAGGAGATCGACAAGGCGGCGGGCGCACGGCACGTGTACCTGGCCCGGGTAGACGCGCACTCCGCCGTGGTGTCCTCGGCCCTGCTCGACACGCTGCCCCGGGTCACCGCCACCGACGGATTCACCCGCGGCGAGCCGGTGCGCGCGGCCGCCCACCACCTGGTGCGGACCGCGGTGCTCGCGGAATTGGATCGGGCACAACGGGATCGGGCCAGGACGGCCGCACTGGACCACGCGGCCGCGCACGGCATCGTCGCGGTGCACGAATGCGCGGGCCCGGAAATCGCCGGGCGCACCGACATTCGCGAACTGCTCGACTTCCGGCACGGTGTGGAGGTGCGGGCGTACTGGGGCGAAGCAGTGCACAGCGCGGACGAGGCGCGCGCACTGGTGGACGAACTCGGCGTGCACGCGCTCGGCGGCGACCTGTTCGTCGACGGTTCTTTCGGCTCACACACCGCCTGGCTGCGCGACCCGTACGCCGACGACCCGGGCATCGGTCGCGCCTACCTCGACGCCGACACCATCGCCGCCCACGTCCGCGCCTGCACCGAGGCGGGCATCCAGGCCGGTTTCCACGTCATCGGCGATGCGGCCATGGACGCGATCATCGCCGGATTCGGCCGCGTCGTCACCGGATTCGGCGGCCCCGCCGTCGCCGCTCGCGGCCACCGCATCGAACACGCCGAACTCCTCGACGCCGACCAGATCGCCAAGCTCGCCTCCTGGGGCGTCATCGCCAGCGTCCAACCAGGATTCGACGCGGCGTGGGGCGGCACCGACGGCATGTACGCCGCCCGCCTCGGCGCCGAACGCGCCGCCGCGCTGAATCCCTTCGCCGCCATGGCTGCCGCGGGCATCTCGCTGGCCATCGGCTCCGACGCCCCGGTCACCCCGCTCGACCCCTGGTCCGCGGTCCGCGCCGCCGCCAACCATCGCACCCCCGGCCACGCCCTGTCGCCACGCGCCGCCTTCGCCGCCGCCACCCGTGGCGCCTGGCGGGCCGGTGGCGTCCGGGACGGGGTTGCGGGCACCCTGGTCCCCGGCGCCCCCGCCTCCTACGCGGTGTGGGACGCCGACCAACTCGTCGTCGCCGCGGCCGCCGACTCCGTCCAGCGCTGGTCGACCGACCCGCGCTCGCGCGTGCCCGGATTGCCTCCGCTGGAATCGGATTCGCCGCTGCCGACCTGTTTGCGTACCGTGCACCGTGGAGTGACCATCCATGAGGCCTGA
- a CDS encoding ribbon-helix-helix protein, CopG family, producing the protein MATEQLTITVSEELAAAVKKAAAAAGQSISGFTAAALRLELIAVEAGCRPGPGRGSGGPSQFAEVMTVLACPEDVAPQPILNG; encoded by the coding sequence ATGGCCACCGAGCAACTCACCATCACGGTGAGCGAGGAGCTAGCCGCCGCAGTGAAGAAAGCGGCGGCTGCTGCCGGACAATCGATTTCCGGATTCACCGCCGCCGCATTGCGGCTGGAACTGATCGCCGTCGAAGCGGGATGCAGGCCCGGACCGGGTCGCGGGTCCGGCGGTCCGTCGCAATTCGCCGAAGTGATGACGGTGCTGGCATGTCCGGAGGACGTGGCACCGCAGCCGATACTGAACGGCTGA
- a CDS encoding FxsA family protein → MPALVFVLYVITEIAALVAVGQWLGVLPAILLLIAGSTAGMLLVGAQGRRVFEQFRRAGRGEIAPGTAVADGALVAAGGVLMFVPGLVTSLFGLLLLLPPTRFLVRPLVTAFAARRFGKLAAAVPYRGVVIDGDEVVDGVVVQQWYDDGQGNAHRAITKP, encoded by the coding sequence ATGCCCGCCCTAGTATTCGTCCTCTATGTGATCACCGAGATCGCCGCGCTGGTCGCCGTCGGCCAGTGGCTCGGTGTGCTGCCCGCCATCCTGCTGTTGATCGCCGGATCGACCGCGGGCATGCTGCTGGTCGGTGCGCAGGGGCGGCGGGTGTTCGAGCAGTTCCGGCGGGCCGGGCGTGGCGAGATTGCGCCGGGTACCGCGGTGGCCGACGGCGCGCTGGTCGCGGCGGGCGGGGTGCTGATGTTCGTGCCCGGCCTGGTCACCTCGCTGTTCGGGCTGCTTTTGCTGTTGCCGCCGACGCGGTTCCTGGTGCGTCCGCTGGTCACCGCGTTCGCCGCACGCCGGTTCGGCAAGCTGGCCGCCGCCGTCCCGTATCGCGGGGTGGTGATCGACGGCGACGAGGTGGTGGACGGCGTTGTCGTGCAGCAGTGGTACGACGACGGCCAGGGCAACGCCCACCGTGCGATTACCAAGCCGTAG
- a CDS encoding response regulator, with protein sequence MPITVLVVDDQELMRMGLKMVLGAHPDIEVIGEAANGAAAVSRAAELRPDVVLMDVRMPVVDGVTATSRIVEAGHGCRVLVMTTFDLDEHALGALRAGASGFLLKDTPPEDLISAIRSVAGGDAVVSPKVTKRLLDRLIAEDPARMRDPGVLDVLTAREREVLEQIAAGRSNAEIAEQLFLSEATVKTHVGRVLTKLGLRDRVQAVVLAYETGLVRPGG encoded by the coding sequence GTGCCGATCACCGTTCTCGTTGTGGATGACCAGGAACTCATGCGTATGGGGTTGAAGATGGTGCTCGGCGCGCACCCGGACATCGAGGTGATCGGGGAGGCGGCGAATGGGGCGGCCGCGGTCAGCCGGGCGGCGGAGTTGCGGCCCGATGTGGTGTTGATGGATGTGCGGATGCCCGTGGTGGACGGTGTCACCGCGACCAGCCGGATCGTCGAAGCGGGGCACGGTTGCCGCGTGCTCGTGATGACCACCTTCGACCTCGACGAACACGCCCTCGGTGCGTTGCGCGCCGGAGCCAGCGGCTTCCTGCTGAAGGACACCCCGCCGGAGGACTTGATCTCCGCCATCCGCAGCGTGGCCGGCGGCGACGCGGTGGTGTCCCCGAAGGTGACCAAGCGCCTACTGGACCGGCTCATCGCCGAAGACCCGGCCCGCATGCGCGACCCCGGCGTCCTCGACGTGCTCACCGCCCGCGAACGCGAAGTACTCGAGCAGATCGCCGCAGGCCGCTCGAACGCCGAAATCGCCGAGCAGCTCTTCCTTTCCGAGGCGACAGTCAAAACCCACGTCGGCCGCGTACTCACCAAACTCGGCCTCCGCGACCGAGTTCAGGCCGTAGTGCTGGCCTACGAAACCGGCCTGGTCCGCCCCGGCGGTTAG
- a CDS encoding sensor histidine kinase, whose product MRRFSLWLRGKPIVADSMLAFVLFVLEVFGVTTAESKVAFLAIGVFLPLPLVFRRIYPKAMSAVTLLLSFTATAVQYVTDDHKAEHITLFSLGIMLYTLVAYVGRRDGLWFAAGLVVDSVLSYAAVADKPASDGIFTVMFFALCWTLAEFIGARHAYDTEVAARLAVADYDKERRAHDAVSAERTRIARELHDVVAHAVSVIIVQADGARYALRRDPDAAEQALTTIAGTGREALRELRRTVALLRTEHAPDQLPQHGTAGLAKVVEMMRGTGLAVELELTGELDDIAPEVSLGVHRIVQESLTNTLRHAGPHPKAWVRIRRRDTDVTVDITDTGGVPLDEPAIRIKGSGMGLVGMRERIAVLGGTLETGRSPDGAWQVQATIPLNPGFPE is encoded by the coding sequence GTGCGTCGGTTCAGTCTGTGGCTTCGCGGGAAGCCCATCGTTGCGGATTCGATGCTGGCGTTCGTCCTGTTCGTGCTCGAAGTCTTCGGGGTCACCACCGCGGAGAGCAAGGTCGCGTTTCTCGCGATCGGGGTGTTCTTGCCGCTGCCGCTGGTGTTCCGGCGGATATACCCGAAGGCGATGTCGGCGGTGACGCTGCTGCTGTCGTTCACCGCGACCGCGGTGCAGTATGTGACCGACGACCACAAGGCCGAGCACATCACTTTGTTCAGCCTCGGCATCATGCTCTACACGCTGGTCGCCTACGTCGGGCGGCGGGACGGGCTGTGGTTCGCGGCCGGTCTGGTGGTCGACAGTGTGTTGTCGTACGCGGCGGTGGCGGACAAACCGGCCAGCGACGGCATCTTCACCGTGATGTTCTTCGCGCTGTGCTGGACCTTGGCGGAATTCATCGGCGCGCGGCATGCCTACGACACCGAGGTCGCGGCGCGGCTCGCGGTCGCCGACTACGACAAGGAGCGCCGGGCGCACGACGCGGTCTCCGCCGAGCGAACGCGCATCGCACGGGAATTGCACGACGTGGTCGCGCACGCGGTGAGCGTGATCATCGTGCAGGCCGATGGTGCGCGATATGCGCTGCGCCGCGATCCCGACGCGGCCGAGCAGGCGCTCACCACCATCGCGGGCACCGGGCGGGAGGCGCTGCGCGAATTGCGCCGGACCGTCGCACTGCTGCGCACCGAACACGCGCCCGACCAGTTGCCCCAGCACGGGACCGCGGGTCTGGCGAAGGTGGTCGAGATGATGCGCGGCACCGGCCTGGCCGTGGAACTCGAATTGACCGGCGAACTCGACGACATCGCGCCGGAGGTCAGCCTCGGTGTGCACCGCATCGTGCAGGAATCGCTCACCAACACCTTGCGGCACGCGGGCCCGCACCCCAAGGCGTGGGTGCGGATTCGCCGCCGCGACACCGACGTGACCGTCGACATCACCGACACCGGCGGCGTCCCCCTCGACGAGCCCGCGATCCGCATCAAAGGCAGCGGCATGGGTCTGGTCGGCATGCGCGAACGCATCGCCGTCCTGGGCGGCACCCTGGAAACCGGCCGTTCCCCCGACGGCGCCTGGCAAGTCCAAGCCACCATCCCCCTCAACCCCGGCTTCCCGGAGTAG
- a CDS encoding TSUP family transporter → MQIGDWVVLLTAATAAGWVDAVVGGGGLIILPTLFLVAPTITPQTALGTNKMAAVAGTGASVVTFARKVPMRWRVLLPAAAIAAVTSGTGAAAVSLIDRDLFIPIVMVVLVAVAVFVTLRPSIGVTLATHPPTRRKFILTIALAAGLVGFYDGLLGPGTGTFLIITFATLLGTEFVRAAAMAKVINCGSNVGALIFFGATGNILWALGAAMAVGNVAGAIVGSHMALRNGAKFVRVVLLVVVVGMVIRLGWQQFG, encoded by the coding sequence GTGCAGATCGGCGATTGGGTGGTGTTGTTGACCGCGGCGACGGCCGCGGGCTGGGTGGACGCGGTGGTCGGCGGCGGCGGCTTGATCATCCTGCCGACGCTGTTCCTGGTAGCGCCGACCATCACACCGCAGACCGCGCTCGGCACCAACAAGATGGCCGCGGTGGCAGGCACCGGCGCCTCGGTGGTGACCTTCGCCAGGAAGGTCCCGATGCGCTGGCGGGTGCTGCTACCGGCCGCGGCGATCGCCGCGGTCACCTCAGGAACCGGTGCCGCCGCGGTGTCGTTGATCGACCGCGACCTGTTCATTCCGATCGTGATGGTGGTGCTCGTCGCGGTCGCGGTATTCGTCACGCTGCGCCCGTCGATCGGCGTCACCCTCGCCACCCATCCGCCGACGCGGCGCAAGTTCATTCTCACGATCGCGCTGGCCGCGGGCCTCGTCGGCTTCTACGACGGCCTGCTCGGTCCCGGCACCGGCACGTTCCTGATCATCACCTTCGCCACCCTGCTCGGCACCGAGTTCGTCCGCGCCGCCGCGATGGCCAAGGTGATCAACTGCGGCTCCAATGTCGGCGCGCTGATCTTCTTCGGCGCCACCGGCAACATCCTGTGGGCGCTCGGCGCGGCCATGGCGGTGGGCAATGTGGCGGGCGCGATCGTCGGCTCGCACATGGCGTTGCGCAATGGCGCGAAGTTCGTTCGCGTCGTGCTGCTGGTGGTGGTCGTCGGGATGGTGATCCGGCTGGGCTGGCAGCAGTTCGGCTGA
- a CDS encoding TetR/AcrR family transcriptional regulator — protein sequence MPPSALRDRKRERTRRALLEAAVELFETRGYEETTVADIAAVADVGTRTFFNYFASKEELLFPETDERVRAAVAAIASRRPGERPVEVLLRALRAAGDNPGEHLVDDLNARIAALRAQVSRTVPSVSGRAAHAQLVAQREIARQLHVAFPAELDEVGAAALVGAVVGAVSGALTVLFQQPLNGTEDGERLHKRIHETTSRVLKPWLASQVETRA from the coding sequence GTGCCGCCATCCGCCCTTCGTGACCGCAAACGCGAACGTACCCGCCGAGCCCTGCTCGAGGCAGCCGTAGAGCTTTTCGAGACGAGAGGCTATGAAGAAACGACGGTGGCCGACATCGCCGCGGTGGCCGATGTCGGGACCCGCACCTTCTTCAACTACTTCGCCAGCAAGGAAGAATTACTCTTCCCGGAGACGGACGAACGGGTGCGCGCCGCGGTGGCCGCGATCGCCAGCCGGCGGCCGGGGGAGCGGCCGGTCGAGGTGTTGCTGCGGGCATTGCGCGCGGCCGGGGACAATCCCGGCGAGCATCTGGTCGACGACCTGAACGCTCGGATCGCCGCGTTGCGCGCGCAGGTGTCGCGCACCGTGCCATCGGTGAGTGGCCGGGCCGCGCACGCGCAGCTGGTCGCGCAGCGGGAGATTGCCCGTCAGTTGCATGTGGCGTTTCCGGCCGAACTGGACGAGGTCGGTGCCGCGGCATTGGTCGGTGCGGTCGTCGGCGCGGTATCCGGTGCGCTCACCGTGCTGTTCCAGCAGCCGCTGAACGGTACGGAGGACGGGGAGCGGCTGCACAAGCGGATCCACGAGACGACCTCCCGGGTGCTGAAGCCGTGGCTCGCGTCGCAGGTCGAAACGCGGGCCTGA
- a CDS encoding TldD/PmbA family protein produces the protein MSIATSKDVDAEFLDLPLAALADAALTAAKAAGAEHADLRVHRLVTQSIRLRDGRVESISDNAELGFAVRVIVDGTWGFASHAALTPDTAVEVARTAVTVATTLRALNRERVELADEPIYDNVFWVSAYDLDPFTVPTTDKVALLQDYSERLSGADGVDHVTAGLLQVKEQTFYADTAGSTITQQRVRLHPQLEATTVDSAAGVFETMRTLAAPAGRGWEYVTGADGIWDWQGELARIPEWLAEKVKAPTVTAGPTDLVIDPSNLWLTIHESIGHATEYDRAIGYESAYAGTSFATPDKLGTLQYGTPIMHVTGDRTETHGLASVGYDDEGVAGQRWDLVRDGILVGYQLDRVFAPRLGLDRSNGCSYADSAHHVPIQRMANVSLQPDPERDTSTEELISRVDNGLYIVGDKSWSIDMQRYNFQFTGQRFFRIRDGKLDGQVRDVAYQATTTDFWGAMEAVGGRSTWQLGGAFNCGKAQPGQVAAVSHGCPSVLVRGINILNTRTEAGQ, from the coding sequence GTGAGCATCGCGACTTCCAAGGATGTGGACGCCGAGTTCCTCGACCTGCCACTGGCCGCGCTCGCCGACGCCGCATTGACCGCGGCGAAGGCGGCGGGCGCCGAGCACGCCGACCTTCGGGTGCATCGGCTGGTCACCCAGTCGATCCGGCTGCGTGATGGGCGGGTCGAGTCGATCTCCGACAACGCCGAGCTCGGTTTCGCGGTCCGGGTGATCGTCGACGGGACGTGGGGTTTCGCCTCGCACGCCGCGCTGACCCCGGACACGGCCGTCGAGGTGGCCCGTACCGCGGTGACGGTGGCGACGACCTTGCGCGCACTCAACCGCGAACGGGTCGAACTCGCCGACGAGCCGATCTACGACAACGTGTTCTGGGTATCGGCCTACGACCTCGACCCGTTCACCGTGCCGACCACCGACAAGGTCGCACTGCTGCAGGACTATTCGGAACGACTGTCCGGCGCGGACGGCGTCGACCACGTCACCGCGGGCCTGCTGCAGGTGAAGGAACAGACCTTCTACGCCGACACCGCGGGCTCGACCATCACCCAGCAGCGGGTCCGGCTGCATCCGCAGCTCGAGGCGACCACGGTCGACTCCGCGGCGGGCGTATTCGAAACGATGCGCACGCTGGCCGCCCCGGCAGGCCGCGGCTGGGAGTACGTCACCGGCGCCGACGGAATCTGGGACTGGCAGGGCGAACTCGCGCGCATCCCGGAATGGCTCGCCGAGAAGGTGAAGGCGCCGACCGTCACCGCGGGCCCGACCGACCTGGTCATCGACCCGAGCAACCTGTGGCTGACCATCCACGAGTCCATCGGCCACGCCACCGAGTACGACCGGGCCATCGGTTACGAATCCGCCTACGCGGGCACCTCGTTCGCCACCCCCGACAAGCTCGGCACCCTGCAGTACGGCACGCCGATCATGCACGTCACCGGCGACCGCACCGAGACGCACGGCCTGGCCAGCGTCGGCTACGACGACGAGGGCGTCGCCGGACAACGCTGGGATCTGGTGCGCGACGGCATCCTGGTCGGCTACCAACTCGACCGGGTCTTCGCCCCGCGCCTCGGCCTTGACCGCTCCAACGGCTGCTCCTACGCGGACTCCGCGCACCACGTCCCGATCCAGCGGATGGCGAACGTCTCGCTGCAACCCGACCCCGAGCGCGACACCAGCACCGAGGAACTCATCTCCCGGGTCGACAACGGCCTCTACATCGTCGGCGACAAGTCCTGGTCGATCGACATGCAGCGCTACAACTTCCAGTTCACCGGCCAGCGGTTCTTCCGGATCCGCGACGGCAAGCTGGACGGCCAGGTTCGTGACGTCGCCTACCAGGCGACCACCACCGACTTCTGGGGCGCCATGGAGGCGGTCGGCGGGCGGTCCACCTGGCAGCTCGGCGGCGCGTTCAACTGCGGCAAGGCGCAACCCGGCCAGGTCGCGGCGGTCAGTCACGGCTGCCCGTCGGTCCTGGTGCGCGGCATCAACATTTTGAACACCCGGACGGAGGCGGGACAGTGA
- a CDS encoding metallopeptidase TldD-related protein: MVIVTDAYDASLRWAGNSMTTNGSSVSREWSVVSIFRDGPHSARVGTIGSTSVDPAEIEAVVRRSEQAARTAEPARDAMPLLEPDAPVDDWTDPPGSTGIEVFTDLARDLSTGFDNSDRLYGFAHHTMHTTWLGTSTGLRRRFVQPTGSVEINGKRGEGADLASAWVGVGTADFTDVDVPGMLTELSRRLDWAKRKVDLPAGRYETLMPPSTVADLMIYMNWEMEGRGAHEGHTAFSRAGGTRIGERLTDIPLTLYSDPSASGLEYQPFVATSASSQAMSVFDNGLRAERVDWVREGVIQSLVYPRATAAEFDAPTTVPGENLLLTGGSDASLDQMIARTERGLLLTTLWYIREVDPASMLLTGLTRDGVYLIENGEVTAAVNNFRFNESPLDLLRRTTEAGATEITLPREWKDWFTRTAMPPLRIPDFHMSSVSQAT, from the coding sequence ATGGTCATCGTCACCGACGCATATGACGCGTCGCTGCGATGGGCTGGGAATTCGATGACCACCAACGGGTCGTCGGTGTCGCGGGAATGGTCCGTCGTTTCGATATTCCGCGACGGCCCGCATTCGGCGCGCGTCGGCACCATCGGTTCCACCAGCGTCGACCCCGCCGAAATCGAAGCGGTGGTGCGCCGGAGCGAGCAGGCGGCCCGCACCGCCGAACCCGCCAGGGACGCGATGCCGCTGCTCGAACCGGACGCTCCGGTCGACGACTGGACCGACCCGCCGGGCAGCACCGGCATCGAAGTGTTCACCGACCTCGCCCGCGACCTGTCCACCGGCTTCGACAACAGCGACCGTCTCTACGGTTTCGCCCACCACACGATGCACACCACCTGGCTGGGCACCTCGACCGGACTTCGGCGGCGCTTCGTCCAGCCCACCGGGTCGGTGGAGATCAACGGGAAGCGTGGCGAGGGAGCCGACTTGGCGAGCGCCTGGGTCGGTGTCGGCACCGCCGACTTCACCGACGTCGACGTGCCGGGCATGCTCACCGAGCTGTCCCGGCGCTTGGACTGGGCCAAGCGCAAGGTCGACCTGCCAGCGGGCCGCTACGAAACCCTCATGCCGCCCTCCACCGTCGCCGACCTGATGATCTACATGAACTGGGAGATGGAGGGTCGCGGCGCGCACGAGGGTCACACCGCGTTCTCCCGCGCGGGCGGCACCCGAATCGGCGAGCGGCTCACCGACATTCCGCTGACGCTCTACTCGGACCCGAGCGCGAGCGGGCTGGAATATCAGCCGTTCGTCGCGACTTCCGCGTCCTCCCAGGCGATGTCGGTCTTCGACAACGGCCTGCGTGCCGAGCGGGTCGACTGGGTGCGCGAGGGCGTCATCCAATCGCTGGTCTACCCGCGCGCCACCGCCGCCGAATTCGACGCTCCCACCACGGTTCCCGGCGAAAACCTGCTACTCACCGGCGGCTCCGACGCCTCGCTCGACCAGATGATCGCCCGCACCGAACGTGGCCTGCTACTCACCACGCTCTGGTACATCCGCGAAGTGGACCCGGCCAGCATGCTGCTCACCGGGCTGACCCGCGACGGTGTCTACCTCATCGAGAACGGCGAAGTCACCGCCGCGGTCAACAACTTCCGCTTCAACGAGAGTCCGCTGGACCTGCTGCGCCGCACCACCGAGGCGGGGGCCACCGAGATCACTCTCCCCCGCGAGTGGAAGGACTGGTTCACTCGAACGGCCATGCCGCCCTTGCGAATCCCCGACTTCCACATGTCCTCGGTCAGCCAGGCGACCTGA
- a CDS encoding PadR family transcriptional regulator produces MSAVRLLVLGVMRLRQPTYGYAVRRELLSWRAETWTNVKPGSIYHALKQLTQEGKLSAYGTEGSSEGPGRTLFQLTEDGEAEFLKLMDEALVSIDMEELGAGIAFMDALPRAHVIEKLREQRRRSEEVRTGLLEMIPSFPGRDEPPHSTDLLELWSSVFGNLAGWTDGVLERLEAGEYRMSD; encoded by the coding sequence ATGTCGGCTGTGCGCCTGTTGGTGCTGGGGGTGATGCGCCTGCGTCAGCCCACCTACGGCTACGCCGTGCGGCGCGAATTACTGTCCTGGCGTGCCGAAACGTGGACGAACGTCAAACCGGGTTCGATCTATCACGCGCTGAAACAGCTGACCCAGGAAGGCAAGCTGAGCGCGTACGGCACCGAGGGCAGTAGCGAGGGGCCAGGCCGCACGCTGTTCCAGCTGACCGAGGACGGCGAAGCCGAGTTCCTGAAGTTGATGGACGAGGCGCTGGTCAGCATCGACATGGAGGAGCTCGGCGCGGGCATCGCGTTCATGGACGCACTGCCCCGCGCGCACGTGATCGAGAAGCTGCGGGAGCAACGGCGCCGCAGCGAGGAGGTCCGCACCGGACTGCTCGAGATGATCCCGAGTTTCCCCGGTCGCGACGAGCCGCCGCACTCGACGGACCTGCTGGAACTGTGGAGCAGCGTCTTCGGGAACCTCGCTGGCTGGACCGACGGTGTCCTGGAACGGCTCGAGGCGGGGGAGTACCGAATGTCCGATTGA